In Yamadazyma tenuis chromosome 7, complete sequence, the sequence TATATGTGGCTACTTGCTACTCGTAAATCATAAGCTACTCATCCTTAAGAATCAGATCTTCGTCCACTAAATGATCATCCACCGGCTTTTGCTTCTTTTTACCTTCAATTacctcatcttcatcattcCCCACCACTGGGGCCTCATTGGCCATACCACCTTTGGGGGCCTCATTCACACCAATCCCCACGTCCCCTTTGCTGCCCACAGCCAAATTTCCTGCCAAACCAAGATTGCTGGAATCCTTGTCATTTTCAACCACACCTAAAATGTTGTTGATTCCAACTTTGGTTGATGCCTGTCCGATGTCAATGTCATACTCAGCATCAGGAGCGGCTCGCATCAGCTGACCCAACCAATAGAAACTCAAGCTAAAGAAACAAAGCATAAACAAGTACCCAATAATCTTTTTCTTAGGCGTTGAAAAATAGTTGGACTGCATCGACTCATAAGGAGATCCCTTCTTTCCCTTACCCTTGACAGGCTTCATATAGTAAGGACGCGGTAACCCATTATTTTTATAAGACCCTTGCATGATTTGTAGGtgtcaaacttcaagttttaAAATAACAACTGAGATTTTTATGATATGTTTTTGCGAGACCTGAATTTTTGTCTGGTCGCACTCCAACTCATTGACGCTAAAGGTGCATTGTTCCGTAAATGGACTGGTTGAGGGGTTCTACCCATGCCAGtaatcttcaaattgtacTTGTGACCTTTCAGTTTTCGTGGAAGAACTGGGCATCTTGTATTGCACAAACTTAAGTTTTAGTTTTGTTGTTTGAACTTCTTAGGTTAGCGGGCACTCCAGGCTTTGCAGAACCTTAAATTTTTTCGCGTTTTGCAATCAAACGTCTTTTGCAACTTACTTCCACAAACATGTATTTGAATATGATTTGGTATTTAATGTCTAATTACATTATGATGACCGGGGTCTTGGCCACTCCACCCGCATGCTTTCTCAGCTGTATCAACGAAATGGCCCAGTTCTGTGTTGGTGGCCATACTGACATCAAGTGTCTCTGTGGAGACCAAGACTCGATTCTTGGATGTTTGGTTGATATATGCCCCTATGGCACGTTTGAGGCAGCCAGAGACCACTACTTTGGAACCTGCTTGGAGCACGGCCAGCCAACTAACGGAAGGTATCCCCCTGGGTATTTGCCTCCCCATAATACCACAAAGCcaatcaaaaccaaaactTGGACTATCACCCGTCCTTCATCCACTGAGCCTGGAAGTCCTGCCAACACCATCCCCAGTGACAGTTCGGACACTGCCCTGGGCTCAGACACCGATTGTGATGACGAGGACTGGGGGTACGAGAAAACCGTatgggaagaagaagagtcCGTGGACTCTCAGGGTCGTACGGTGATCATTCGGAAACCAGTTCTGGTACCTGAAAAGTACTTGCAGCCCCCATATACAGATCCCAAGCGAAGAAAATTGATTATTTTGGTGCCTATCCAAGTAGATGAGGCTAGCCTGATCTATTCTGGACAAAAGCAGAATACCAAAAAGCAGAATATCAAAAAGCAGGGGCGAACTTCGTATGCCCGATCAGCCCATTAGCATTCATCCATCGCCCGTTATTTTAGCAGCTGATATGTCCGTTTGTCAATATACAACTTACTGATGGTTGCTCTAGGAACGCTCACAAGGCCCACCTCTCGACGGTTCAGCTTATTAGTCTCGTACACATTggacatcaacaagttgcCGAATGGGTCCACCACCGTCAACACCCCGTCAAGGACACGGTTGTCACTCAACTCCACTCGCAAACTGCTACCAATGAACTTCTCTGGCGCAATAGTAGTCATAGCTGCTGTTGAAAATATCTTATTTCACAAACCGCACTTTGATCTGGCCCCAGTTACCCGGCGCTCATACTGGCTATatattggaaaagttttcCACGCACTTGAAGTCTCTAACATCAATCGCATATCCACCCTGGTGTCAAAGTAACTCTTCTGTAGCTATTTTGATAAGGTTCACAAGTGGATAAACGCGTAGAGTAACCCTCGTGGAGCACGTTTCTGGGCGCCTGGTATTGACATCATGATGGAATATTGGGAATCAGTTGTGTCTAAATTCAGTAGAATTTCTTGTAAATGTAAGCTGGCAAAATCATATACAATGGTGAAGCTTTTGTCCCTGGAGCGGCTCGAGCGGAATGTGGTGCCACCAGCGTGGTGGTAACTGTCGTCGTGACCACCGGGGTTATATGTATGCCTCAGTGCGGTTTGAGACTGAAAATTAACATGGACTTGCACCAAAAGAACACCGAACTATCAACCATCCACCGGGAATATCAGTCGTTTTTTGACGTCCTTGAATTACGCTTATCCTATGAGTTCATGGGTGACGTGATGAACGTATTGGGCCGAAAGCCCAGCCATCTTCGGGTTAAGTTCGGAGAGGGACAAACCAAAGACATCTCGGTGGAGCTAAGAGGTTGGTACATCTTAGATAACCCTTCCAAACACTTCGAGACATTTGAAGCACTAATGACTGAAACCTCGGCATGTTTCCGCAAGCGGTTTGGTGATCAGCTCGCTGAACGGTTGAGGGGGTTGCAAGATAATAGTGATAGTGATATCAGCCCTTAACAGTATATGTATATGAATAATGATAAAAAAGGTCTATCTATTTACAGGTCTTgctttctcttttctctGCTCAAGAAAGCCTCCACGTCACCCACGTCGTACTTGGTGTTTCTGATGTAAAAGTGCTTTCTTCTAGGCATGTATTTCTTGGGTTTGTACAACACCTCGATGTTTCTGATCTTGGGGTTGTACAAGGGAATTCTGACCTCCACccccaacttgttgattttgtttctgAGCAATATGTTGGTTCCCACGTTTCTTACGGATCTTTTGATGGCAATGATTTGTCCCACCACACTGGTTCTATCCAAGTAGGTaactttgatgatatctcCAGATCTCAACCCTTTCTGTTGGTCTACCAAGGCTGTTCTTTTGCCCGTTGGGTCGTACTTCTTCGTGAGTTTTTCGTGTAAGTATTTCATGACGCTTTGGCCGTTTCTTTTTGAAGGTAAAGGTTCAAACACAGTGGGCGTTTGAGAAGAGGCTAAAACGGGTTAGTACTGGGTCAGAACCTGGAAAAAAACATCAACACATACCTTTGACAGTAGGAATGAACGTCCTAATGGCCTGCACTGATATCCTTAAAGGCTTTAAGCCGGACGTGAATCTTGTGAACATTCTGTATGGGTAGATACTCTAAATTTTTCACGATTCCTATTTGCGAAAAAAAATGGTCGCGGGATGAGATTTACTGATATGATTCCTATTATATGGCGATGCTAAAATATGTATAAATGCTAGTGTACAATAAGGGCTGGGTTTAAAACCGTGAACGTCTCTTTCTTCCTGTGAACTTCGAATCGAGAGcaacttttcttcctctttttCTCATGATCTCCTTCTTtctattgatgaaatccTTGCCGGACTCCATCTttctcatcatcttcttaTTCAATTTCCGCTTCATCTCTGGAGCATCCATCTCAGCCCCTTCCAAGTTCACGCCTCTGTCTGAGACTCCCGCAGTGAGAACGAGATAGTACTTTTTATTTCTCTTACTTTCTGGCTCGTCGATAATCAATCCTCCACCAAAACCTGCTACTTTAGCAGCACCCAAAATAGACTCAGTTTGGTCATCAGTCTTAGGGTAAAATTGGGCCACGAACTTCCCTCctctcttcaaagaagcatataatgtgttgaagaatgtcATGAGTCTCTTCTTGGGGTCACTACCACTGGAATCGGCGTTACACAACCATTGGATAGCTGAAATAGAAATGGCCGCATCAAAGGTTCCGGCTCTGAAGGGAACCCCATTTCCCAAGTCACTTAAAAATAAGTCTCCTTCGATCCCTCTGTCAATGGCTGTGGCCAACATGCTCGGAGCAATATCCATGCCTATCCAGTTATATCCTTCCTCTGTCAAAATTTCTCCTGACAATCCAGAACCAcatccaagatcaagaatGAGATGAGGCTCCTCAGACTCAagattcaacaagtccaacgCTCTCAAAGTCATTTTAGCCTGGATCATCTGTACACGACTATTGGACGTATACTTGAACGACTCATCGTCATTATAGAATATTTCTGCTGGGGCAATCTCCTCTGGTCTTGACATTTTTACTGGCTAGCGATGATTTAAACAGATTTTTTTTCTGCGTTTGGTTGTGCGCGGAGATAGccaaatggctgcaacaAAAAATAATCTTCACTAAATATCTAAAAGAACAAGTAAAGAGTACAAATTATACTAGGCCCTGAAATAAAACCCACCCAACAAACCACAATTCCCAAAGTTTTCCTTCCTTTCATTAGCGGCGTTTTAGctatcatcatcatcggaAGCTGAGACATctgcaacaacaataaGTATCCTCTAAACGTTCGAAAAATGCAGAACATTACCAACTCATGAACAAGACTGGATAAAACAAACGTGAAAATGGATGCTTGAAACGAGTTCAACCGAATCGTGCTGATAGAAGAGTGGTAAACATGTCTCAATAAGAATTTATGCACGGGACGATTCCAGATTCTTGCAAACTCCCCCCAGTCAGAGCATGACCACCAAGGACCATAGAAGTCTCTATCTGCAAAACAGCTGAGTTCTGCAATCACATTCAAAATGAACTCCCAAATAATGAAAAATGTAAAGATAtattccaacaaaaagtaGGGAATCATATCAATTAGGACAAGGAAATACTGTTGCACCTTTAACCCCGAAGGGAGCGTTTTGGCGGCTCTGGCCTGAAGAATAAGTGGATAGAAGCCTTTTTGGGCGATTAtgatcatcaagaagaaaatccCAAACACTGCCAACACTTTTTCTCCTACATAGCTCCATCTGATTCTTTTGGTTCTAGGGAAGTTCAATGTATACACGACGGTTGGGAACATcgaaaaccaaaaaaagTTCTCCACAGTAATGTTATCAGGAAATTTCACACTGGG encodes:
- a CDS encoding uncharacterized protein (EggNog:ENOG503PVFB), yielding MQGSYKNNGLPRPYYMKPVKGKGKKGSPYESMQSNYFSTPKKKIIGYLFMLCFFSLSFYWLGQSMRAAPDAEYDIDIGQASTKVGINNILGVVENDKDSSNLGLAGNLAVGSKGDVGIGVNEAPKGGMANEAPVVGNDEDEVIEGKKKQKPVDDHLVDEDSILKDE
- a CDS encoding uncharacterized protein (EggNog:ENOG503P87Y), which produces MYLNMIWYLMSNYIMMTGVLATPPACFLSCINEMAQFCVGGHTDIKCLCGDQDSILGCLVDICPYGTFEAARDHYFGTCLEHGQPTNGRYPPGYLPPHNTTKPIKTKTWTITRPSSTEPGSPANTIPSDSSDTASGSDTDCDDEDWGYEKTVWEEEESVDSQGRTVIIRKPVSVPEKYLQPPYTDPKRRKLIILVPIQVDEASSIYSGQKQNTKKQNIKKQGRTSSKINMDLHQKNTELSTIHREYQSFFDVLELRLSYEFMGDVMNVLGRKPSHLRVKFGEGQTKDISVELRGWYILDNPSKHFETFEALMTETSACFRKRFGDQLAERLRGLQDNSDSDISP
- the BUD23 gene encoding mitochondrial 54S ribosomal protein bL19m (BUSCO:EOG092646EZ; COG:Q; EggNog:ENOG503NVKK); translated protein: MSRPEEIAPAEIFYNDDESFKYTSNSRVQMIQAKMTLRALDLLNLESEEPHLILDLGCGSGLSGEILTEEGYNWIGMDIAPSMLATAIDRGIEGDLFLSDLGNGVPFRAGTFDAAISISAIQWLCNADSSGSDPKKRLMTFFNTLYASLKRGGKFVAQFYPKTDDQTESILGAAKVAGFGGGLIIDEPESKRNKKYYLVLTAGVSDRGVNLEGAEMDAPEMKRKLNKKMMRKMESGKDFINRKKEIMRKRGRKVALDSKFTGRKRRSRMFTRFTSGLKPLRISVQAIRTFIPTVKASSQTPTVFEPLPSKRNGQSVMKYLHEKLTKKYDPTGKRTALVDQQKGLRSGDIIKVTYLDRTSVVGQIIAIKRSVRNVGTNILLRNKINKLGVEVRIPLYNPKIRNIEVLYKPKKYMPRRKHFYIRNTKYDVGDVEAFLSREKRKQDS